In Providencia alcalifaciens, the sequence CTTACGTTCAATCGTCGAAGCAGCTCTACTTAATACCATGTACGATCTACCTTCAATGAGTGATGTTGAAAAAGTAGTTGTAGATGAAAATGTGATTAATGAACAGTCAGAACCGCTGTTAATCTACAGCAAACCGGATGCCCAAGCTTCTGGCGATAATTAACTTCTCGTCTGTGTTCAATAAGTAATCAAACAAAATGAGGGGGAACCCTCATTTTGTTTTTTATGTTTAACTAACCATTGAATGCTAAAATCTTGTCCCCATATAGTTTATATTCTTAGTTGTGGTTTCCTTATTTTGAAAGAGCACTGTTTATATCGCAGTGTTTTACAAGAATTTTTTCTGTTATAAGCAGAAACCCTTAACTGGCGTGTGCTAAACGAAGAGAGAGCTTTATGAATCCAGAGCGTTCCGAACGCATTGAAATACCAGTATTGCCTCTGCGTGATGTAGTGGTGTACCCACATATGGTGATCCCACTGTTTGTTGGACGTGAAAAATCCATTCACAGTCTGGAAGCAGCAATGGATCATGATAAGCAAGTGATGCTGGTTGCGCAAAAAGAAGCCTCAACCGATGAGCCTGGGGTGAATGATTTATTTACTGTTGGGACAATTGCATCTGTGATCCAGATGCTGAAACTACCTGACGGTACCGTTAAAGTACTCGTTGAAGGACTACGTCGTGCCCGCATTACTAGCCTGACTGATAATGGCGAGTATTTCTTAGCACAAGCTGAATATTTAGCGAATGATAGTGCGAAAGAAGCTATCTACGATGACGAGTCAAAAGAGTCTAGCACTACGGAATTGGTTGACGAAAAAGAGCAAGAAGTTTTATATCGCACTATTGTTAGCCAGTTCGAAAGCTACATCAAACTGAACAAAAAAATTCCACCTGAAGTTTTGACTTCACTGCATGCTATTGAGCAAGACCAGCTAGATAAACTGGCTGATACGATTGCTTCACACATGCCGTTAAAACTGGCAGATAAGCAGCGCGTTTTAGAAATGGCAAACATTGCTGAGCGTGTTGAGTTCCTGATGGCAATGATGGAATCAGAAACTGAACTACTGCAAGTTGAAAAACGCATTCGCAACCGCGTGAAAAAACAGATGGAAAAAAGCCAGCGCGAGTACTATTTGAATGAGCAAATGAAAGCGATTCAAAAAGAACTTGGCGAAATGGATGATGCTCCAGATGAAAACGAATCGCTGAAACGCAAAATCGAAGAAGCGAAAATGCCAAAAGAGGCGCAAGAAAAAGCCGAAGCTGAATTGCAGAAGCTGAAAATGATGTCTCCAATGTCAGCGGAAGCGACTGTGGTTCGTAGCTACATTGATTGGATGGTTCAGGTTCCGTGGCATAAGCGCAGCAAAGTCAAAAAAGATTTAGTGAAAGCGCAAGAAGTGCTCGACACAGACCACTATGGTTTAGAGCGCGTTAAAGACCGTATCCTTGAATACCTCGCGGTTCAAAGCCGTGTCAGTAAAATCAAAGGGCCAATCTTATGCTTAGTTGGGCCTCCAGGGGTTGGTAAAACGTCACTGGGACAATCTATCGCGAAAGCAACAGGGCGTGAATATACCCGTATGGCTCTTGGTGGGGTTCGTGACGAAGCGGAAATTCGTGGTCACCGCCGTACTTATATTGGTTCAATGCCGGGTAAACTTATCCAGAAAATGGCGAAAGTTGGGGTTAAAAACCCACTGTTTTTACTGGATGAAATCGACAAAATGTCTTCAGATATGCGAGGGGACCCTGCATCAGCACTGTTAGAAGTGTTAGATCCAGAGCAAAACGTTGCATTCAACGACCATTATCTGGAAGTTGATTATGATCTGTCTGACGTAATGTTTGTGGCAACATCGAACTCGATGAATATTCCGGCTCCATTGTTAGACCGTATGGAAGTGATCCGTCTGTCTGGTTATACCGAAGACGAAAAACTGAATATTGCGAAGAGACATCTATTATCCAAGCAAATCGAGCGTAACGCCTTGAAAAAAGGTGAGTTATCTATCGATGATGGCGCAATTATGAGCATCATTCGTTACTACACTCGTGAAGCCGGCGTGCGTAGTTTAGAGCGTGAAATTTCTAAGCTGTGTCGTAAAGCGGTGAAAGCGCTGCTGATGGATAAAAAACTGAAGCATATTGAAATCACGGCAGATAATCTAAAAGACTACTTAGGTGTTCGTCGCTTTGATTATGGTCATGCGGATACGGAAAACCGTGTAGGGCAAGTCACTGGTTTAGCATGGACTGAAGTTGGTGGTGACTTACTTACCATCGAAACTGCCTGTGTACCGGGTAAAGGTAAGCTAACTTACACCGGTTCTCTGGGTGAAGTCATGCAAGAGTCAATTCAAACAGCATTGACTGTGGTACGTGCTCGTGCAGAAAAACTGGGTATTAACGGTGACTTCTATGAAAAACGTGATATCCACGTTCACGTACCAGAAGGCGCAACCCCGAAAGATGGCCCAAGTGCAGGTATCGCAATGTCAACGGCACTGGTTTCTTGCTTAACGGGCAACCCTGTCAAAGCGGATGTAGCGATGACCGGTGAAATTACATTACGTGGGTTAGTATTACCCATTGGCGGGCTGAAAGAAAAGTTACTGGCAGCTCATCGTGGTGGTATTAAAACGGTTCTTATCCCTGATGATAACAAACGTGATTTAGAAGAAATCCCTCAGAATGTGATTGCTGATTTGCAAATCCATCCTGTTAAGACAATTGAAGAAGTCCTCTCATTAGCATTAGTCAATCCTCCTTTTGGGGCTGAAGTGGTCCAAAAGAAAGCTAAAAGAGTGAGCTGAATCAAGAAGTTTGTATAAAATTAAGGCTGACAACTAATTTAGGGCTTGTCAGCCTTTTTTTTCGTCGCTACTTTAGCGAAGATTCTGATAATGGTTAGCGTGCTATCTGTTTTCTTGCCATTAATATTTAGGATTGATATAACGGCTGCATCGTTAATTAACTATACTTAGTAATGTTAACTATACTGTAGTTGGTTAATTAACCGATAAAGTCAAAACTAATATGGGGATGATAATAGTGAATAAGTCTCAACTGATTGAAAAAATCGCTGCAGAAGCAAATATTTCTAAAGCAGCAGCAGGTCGCGTAGTCGACGCTTTCGTTGCTTCTGTAACGAAGTCTCTGAGCAAAGGTGATGATGTTACTTTAGTTGGTTTTGGTACTTTTAATGTACGTCAACGCGCAGCACGTACAGGTCGTAACCCGCAGACAGGTAAAGAAATTAAAATTGCTGCGGCAAAAGTTCCTGCATTCCGTGCAGGTAAAGGTCTTAAAGACGCTGTTAACGGTTAATTGAGTTTAGTTTCGTCTTTCACGCATTTTTGCGAAAACTCAAACTGACGTAATGTCTTTAATCAGCTAATATATAAGCGCGCCATGGAAATGGTGCGCTTTTTTTTCTATCTGAGTTAAAATTAGCGTAATATTAAGAAATTCAACAAAGCAAAGCGGAGTTAAGCCTTTTTATGATGGAAGATCTACGCACGAAGGCGAACAGTCCTTTTATTAAAGTGTTGTTAGCTATTATTATCTTGTCATTCGTGCTGACAGGTGTTGCTGGCTATGTGATTGGTGGCTCAAATAATAATGCTGCTGAAGTCAATGGACAGCCAATAAGCAAGGAACAATTACAGCAAGCTTTCCAGCAAGAGCGCCAGTCATTACAAGATTACTTAGGAGATAAATTCTCTGAAGTTGCAAGTAATGACAACTACATGAAAGAGCTGCGTACCCAAGCTTTGAATAACTTAATCAATAATCAGTTGATTAATCAATACGCTAATGAGTTACAACTCTCTGCTAGCGACCAACAAATTGAGCAAGCTATTTTTGCTATGCAAATTTTCCAAACGAATGGGAATTTTGATAGTGAAAAATACCGCGAAATTTTAAAACGTTACAATATTAATGCAGATGATTTTGCGGCACAAATTCGCCAAGATTTAGTTCGCGCGCAATTAGGTAAATCGTTCACCGGAACAGAATTTGCACTGCCTTCAGAAGTAAAAGCGTATGCAGAACTGTTTATGCAAGAGCGTGAAGTCCGCACGGCAAGCTTGTCGTTAGCTGCGCTAGAAGCTAAACAAACTGTTTCTGAAGATGAATTAAAAGCGTATTACGCGGCAAATCAAAACAGCTTCATTTCACCTGAACAAGTTCAAGTAAGCTATGTAGAAATGGATGCGGCATCTATGCCAAAAGCATCCGTGACGGCTGAAGAAGTGAAAGCTTATTATGATGAAAATCTAAAGAATTTCACGAAAGCGGAACAAAAGCTGTATAGCATGATTCAAGTGGCATCAGAAAAAGATGCGCAAGCTATAGAAGCCGAGCTGAAAGGTGGTGCTGATTTCGCAACTTTAGCCACAGAAAAATCTACAGATAAATTCAGTGCAGGCAACAAAGGCGTGATTGG encodes:
- the ppiD gene encoding peptidylprolyl isomerase, producing the protein MMEDLRTKANSPFIKVLLAIIILSFVLTGVAGYVIGGSNNNAAEVNGQPISKEQLQQAFQQERQSLQDYLGDKFSEVASNDNYMKELRTQALNNLINNQLINQYANELQLSASDQQIEQAIFAMQIFQTNGNFDSEKYREILKRYNINADDFAAQIRQDLVRAQLGKSFTGTEFALPSEVKAYAELFMQEREVRTASLSLAALEAKQTVSEDELKAYYAANQNSFISPEQVQVSYVEMDAASMPKASVTAEEVKAYYDENLKNFTKAEQKLYSMIQVASEKDAQAIEAELKGGADFATLATEKSTDKFSAGNKGVIGWMEATSTPSEIISANLTEKGQVSAPIKVQDNYVLFRLDDVKPEAIKPFDDVKSSLETSLIQDKSVKQFYDLQQKVSEAATNDNESLASVESISGLKVATTGWFDRQNPPAQLNFPKVINEVFSDRLVDKKGATGINSDVINVEGDRAFVLRVTDYKAESTEPFETVKADIEALVKRQKASAQLKANGEKLLAELQAGKGDEALKAADTQFGAVQTVSFLAPATDVTDVAMKMTPPTDGKPTYAIAYDQKDNLLIVQLDKVTLGQPTADELSQLSNEYRGAMSSAVNEALMLNLRANAKIEVQSLE
- the lon gene encoding endopeptidase La, producing MNPERSERIEIPVLPLRDVVVYPHMVIPLFVGREKSIHSLEAAMDHDKQVMLVAQKEASTDEPGVNDLFTVGTIASVIQMLKLPDGTVKVLVEGLRRARITSLTDNGEYFLAQAEYLANDSAKEAIYDDESKESSTTELVDEKEQEVLYRTIVSQFESYIKLNKKIPPEVLTSLHAIEQDQLDKLADTIASHMPLKLADKQRVLEMANIAERVEFLMAMMESETELLQVEKRIRNRVKKQMEKSQREYYLNEQMKAIQKELGEMDDAPDENESLKRKIEEAKMPKEAQEKAEAELQKLKMMSPMSAEATVVRSYIDWMVQVPWHKRSKVKKDLVKAQEVLDTDHYGLERVKDRILEYLAVQSRVSKIKGPILCLVGPPGVGKTSLGQSIAKATGREYTRMALGGVRDEAEIRGHRRTYIGSMPGKLIQKMAKVGVKNPLFLLDEIDKMSSDMRGDPASALLEVLDPEQNVAFNDHYLEVDYDLSDVMFVATSNSMNIPAPLLDRMEVIRLSGYTEDEKLNIAKRHLLSKQIERNALKKGELSIDDGAIMSIIRYYTREAGVRSLEREISKLCRKAVKALLMDKKLKHIEITADNLKDYLGVRRFDYGHADTENRVGQVTGLAWTEVGGDLLTIETACVPGKGKLTYTGSLGEVMQESIQTALTVVRARAEKLGINGDFYEKRDIHVHVPEGATPKDGPSAGIAMSTALVSCLTGNPVKADVAMTGEITLRGLVLPIGGLKEKLLAAHRGGIKTVLIPDDNKRDLEEIPQNVIADLQIHPVKTIEEVLSLALVNPPFGAEVVQKKAKRVS
- the hupB gene encoding nucleoid-associated protein HU-beta, which translates into the protein MNKSQLIEKIAAEANISKAAAGRVVDAFVASVTKSLSKGDDVTLVGFGTFNVRQRAARTGRNPQTGKEIKIAAAKVPAFRAGKGLKDAVNG